From the Periophthalmus magnuspinnatus isolate fPerMag1 chromosome 1, fPerMag1.2.pri, whole genome shotgun sequence genome, one window contains:
- the LOC117377247 gene encoding protein Wiz isoform X1, producing MSHVNWPTAPAQLIVCEVCGSFFDSRRGLANHARGHLRQLGVSEPGAAPIDLLNRLIAERDGEFPSFKTHSSFSEFSPNHQTSHQGASPVCADEGTMYNAGHRVSTTPQSTSLLPLSSPALKMLESRLSDFGNSSTLETLTKPLWAPLATDAPITLDTNEELHVCHLCGCWCETRKGLSSHARSHLRQLGIPDGDGNPIETLYQLMEEEDLKPVNCEAPSALQPSPLAKGTKRPADVSSPTMSTPNKQPKKGKFYCVLCGETFENHKGLAIHSRYHLRHFGVDDLLGKESSIEAIQELIESGVLKPLPKTNSPVPTSPVQALSPISSKSPPMAKGAPKAKKGFRFAVEPFFRKPKPENTERSISDVQMVGRNSPLPAPKLFIADTEKPPTVPCDYCSQLFDTRKALSCHVRCHLRELGVALPLNTSPIELLKEIMTQQDDEGKRTASSALGSAKVSGKPQLPKRSLDSLVLGEQSSKSNSPLDFSMKEKVPCGKMAAPRNDCACELCGFEFDNRKALASHARAHLRQLGIEWKPDGSSSPIELLSDIIRKDPAKVAEVTQRYRMGDLYIRKTQRSSSPSLSTDSDSVQGGLKEKNISIPSSFRQTYSHSPTVDPNVHSTKVMAHAPKQHPSIVEEIQDSSSQPTARPGSIPAMLPKPPLTPLVKVVGKVYSLKCRFCDEVFHGPLSVQEKWITHLQKHIRTLGYKGKASPPSAPVKATTLVRAVAV from the exons ATGTCTCATGTGAACTGGCCCACAGCACCTGCTCAGCTCATCGTTTGTGAAGTGTGTGGCTCATTCTTTGACTCCCGACGGGGGCTCGCCAACCATGCCAGGGGGCACCTTCGCCAGCTCGGTGTATCTGAACCTGGTGCTGCTCCCATAGACCTTCTAAACCGGCTTATAGCAGAAAGAGATGGGGAATTTCCAAGTTTCAAAACACACTCAAGTTTTTCTGAGTTCAGCCCAAACCACCAAACATCACATCAGGGGGCCAGTCCAGTATGTGCGGATGAGGGCACCATGTACAACGCAGGGCATAGAGTCTCAACAACCCCCCAAAGCACTTCTCTTCTGCCATTATCATCACCTGCACTTAAGATGCTTGAATCTAGATTAAGTGACTTTGGAAACTCTTCTACCTTAGAAACCTTAACCAAGCCACTATGGGCTCCACTGGCAACAGATGCTCCCATCACTTTAG ACACTAATGAGGAACTCCACGTGTGCCATCTTTGTGGTTGCTGGTGTGAAACTCGCAAAGGTCTCTCAAGTCACGCCCGATCCCACCTTCGCCAGTTAGGGATCCCAGACGGAGATGGCAACCCTATTGAGACCCTGTATCAGCTGATGGAGGAGGAAGATCTCAAACCGGTCAACTGTGAAGCACCATCAGCTCTCCAGCCCAGCCCTTTGGCAAAAGGCACCAAACGGCCTGCTGACGTCTCCTCACCAACGATGTCCACGCCAAACAAACAgccaaaaaaaggaaaattttATTGCGTCTTATGTGGAGAGACATTTGAAAACCACAAAGGCCTGGCCATTCACTCACGTTATCATTTGCGCCACTTTGGGGTGGATGACTTACTTGGGAAGGAGTCCTCAATCGAAGCAATCCAGGAGTTGATTGAGAGTGGCGTGTTGAAACCTCTCCCTAAAACTAACTCCCCAGTACCAACTTCTCCAGTTCAGGCTCTCTCCCCAATCTCATCCAAATCTCCCCCAATGGCAAAAGGTGCTCCAAAGGCTAAAAAAGGATTTCGATTTGCAGTGGAGCCATTTTTTAGAAAACCAAAGccagaaaacacagaaagaagTATCTCAGATGTACAGATGGTTGGCAGAAACTCTCCTCTACCTGCTCCAAAACTCTTTATTGCTG atACAGAAAAACCACCAACAGTCCCTTGCGATTATTGCAGCCAACTGTTTGACACTCGTAAAGCCctttcttgccatgttcgctgtCATTTGAGAGAGCTGGGAGTCGCGTTGCCTCTTAACACATCTCCAATTGAGCTCCTCAAAGAAATCATGACCCAACAGGATGACGAGGGCAAAAGAACAGCCAGTAGTGCTTTGGGGTCTGCGAAAGTTTCAGGAAAGCCCCAACTTCCTAAAAGATCCCTGGATAGTCTGGTTTTAGGGGAGCAGTCTTCTAAATCTAATTCCCCTTTAGACTTTTCCATGAAGGAGAAAGTGCCATGTGGCAAAATGGCAGCACCAAGGAATG ACTGTGCTTGTGAGCTGTGCGGGTTTGAGTTTGACAACCGCAAAGCGTTGGCGAGTCATGCCCGAGCGCACCTCCGGCAGCTGGGCATCGAGTGGAAACCTGACGGATCGAGTTCACCCATCGAGCTCCtcagtgacatcatcaggaAAGACCCAGCCAAAGTGGCTGAGGTGACACAACGCTATAGAATGGGAGATCTGTACATCAGAAAG ACCCAGAGATCATCGTCGCCTTCTTTATCAACAGACTCGGACTCTGTTCAGGGCGGCCTGAAGGAGAAGAACATCTCTATACCCAGCTCCTTTAGGCAGACGTATAGCCATTCACCAACTGTGGATCCTAATGTACACTCTACTAAAG TAATGGCCCATGCACCAAAACAACATCCCTCTATAGTGGAGGAGATCCAGGACTCCAGCTCTCAGCCCACAGCACGTCCAGGTAGCATCCCTGCAATGCTCCCCAAACCTCCACTTACCCCCCTGGTCAAGGTGGTGGGCAAAGTCTACTCCCTCAAGTGCAG GTTCTGTGATGAGGTGTTCCACGGCCCTCTCTCGGTTCAGGAGAAGTGGATCACACATTTGCAGAAGCACATCCGGACTCTGGGATACAAAGGCAAAGCATCTCCTCCATCTGCGCCAGTGAAGGCCACTACTCTGGTCCGGGCAGTCGCTGTTTAA
- the LOC117377247 gene encoding protein Wiz isoform X4: MDSQAPAQLIVCEVCGSFFDSRRGLANHARGHLRQLGVSEPDTNEELHVCHLCGCWCETRKGLSSHARSHLRQLGIPDGDGNPIETLYQLMEEEDLKPVNCEAPSALQPSPLAKGTKRPADVSSPTMSTPNKQPKKGKFYCVLCGETFENHKGLAIHSRYHLRHFGVDDLLGKESSIEAIQELIESGVLKPLPKTNSPVPTSPVQALSPISSKSPPMAKGAPKAKKGFRFAVEPFFRKPKPENTERSISDVQMVGRNSPLPAPKLFIADTEKPPTVPCDYCSQLFDTRKALSCHVRCHLRELGVALPLNTSPIELLKEIMTQQDDEGKRTASSALGSAKVSGKPQLPKRSLDSLVLGEQSSKSNSPLDFSMKEKVPCGKMAAPRNDCACELCGFEFDNRKALASHARAHLRQLGIEWKPDGSSSPIELLSDIIRKDPAKVAEVTQRYRMGDLYIRKTQRSSSPSLSTDSDSVQGGLKEKNISIPSSFRQTYSHSPTVDPNVHSTKVMAHAPKQHPSIVEEIQDSSSQPTARPGSIPAMLPKPPLTPLVKVVGKVYSLKCRFCDEVFHGPLSVQEKWITHLQKHIRTLGYKGKASPPSAPVKATTLVRAVAV, encoded by the exons ATGGATTCACAAG CACCTGCTCAGCTCATCGTTTGTGAAGTGTGTGGCTCATTCTTTGACTCCCGACGGGGGCTCGCCAACCATGCCAGGGGGCACCTTCGCCAGCTCGGTGTATCTGAACCTG ACACTAATGAGGAACTCCACGTGTGCCATCTTTGTGGTTGCTGGTGTGAAACTCGCAAAGGTCTCTCAAGTCACGCCCGATCCCACCTTCGCCAGTTAGGGATCCCAGACGGAGATGGCAACCCTATTGAGACCCTGTATCAGCTGATGGAGGAGGAAGATCTCAAACCGGTCAACTGTGAAGCACCATCAGCTCTCCAGCCCAGCCCTTTGGCAAAAGGCACCAAACGGCCTGCTGACGTCTCCTCACCAACGATGTCCACGCCAAACAAACAgccaaaaaaaggaaaattttATTGCGTCTTATGTGGAGAGACATTTGAAAACCACAAAGGCCTGGCCATTCACTCACGTTATCATTTGCGCCACTTTGGGGTGGATGACTTACTTGGGAAGGAGTCCTCAATCGAAGCAATCCAGGAGTTGATTGAGAGTGGCGTGTTGAAACCTCTCCCTAAAACTAACTCCCCAGTACCAACTTCTCCAGTTCAGGCTCTCTCCCCAATCTCATCCAAATCTCCCCCAATGGCAAAAGGTGCTCCAAAGGCTAAAAAAGGATTTCGATTTGCAGTGGAGCCATTTTTTAGAAAACCAAAGccagaaaacacagaaagaagTATCTCAGATGTACAGATGGTTGGCAGAAACTCTCCTCTACCTGCTCCAAAACTCTTTATTGCTG atACAGAAAAACCACCAACAGTCCCTTGCGATTATTGCAGCCAACTGTTTGACACTCGTAAAGCCctttcttgccatgttcgctgtCATTTGAGAGAGCTGGGAGTCGCGTTGCCTCTTAACACATCTCCAATTGAGCTCCTCAAAGAAATCATGACCCAACAGGATGACGAGGGCAAAAGAACAGCCAGTAGTGCTTTGGGGTCTGCGAAAGTTTCAGGAAAGCCCCAACTTCCTAAAAGATCCCTGGATAGTCTGGTTTTAGGGGAGCAGTCTTCTAAATCTAATTCCCCTTTAGACTTTTCCATGAAGGAGAAAGTGCCATGTGGCAAAATGGCAGCACCAAGGAATG ACTGTGCTTGTGAGCTGTGCGGGTTTGAGTTTGACAACCGCAAAGCGTTGGCGAGTCATGCCCGAGCGCACCTCCGGCAGCTGGGCATCGAGTGGAAACCTGACGGATCGAGTTCACCCATCGAGCTCCtcagtgacatcatcaggaAAGACCCAGCCAAAGTGGCTGAGGTGACACAACGCTATAGAATGGGAGATCTGTACATCAGAAAG ACCCAGAGATCATCGTCGCCTTCTTTATCAACAGACTCGGACTCTGTTCAGGGCGGCCTGAAGGAGAAGAACATCTCTATACCCAGCTCCTTTAGGCAGACGTATAGCCATTCACCAACTGTGGATCCTAATGTACACTCTACTAAAG TAATGGCCCATGCACCAAAACAACATCCCTCTATAGTGGAGGAGATCCAGGACTCCAGCTCTCAGCCCACAGCACGTCCAGGTAGCATCCCTGCAATGCTCCCCAAACCTCCACTTACCCCCCTGGTCAAGGTGGTGGGCAAAGTCTACTCCCTCAAGTGCAG GTTCTGTGATGAGGTGTTCCACGGCCCTCTCTCGGTTCAGGAGAAGTGGATCACACATTTGCAGAAGCACATCCGGACTCTGGGATACAAAGGCAAAGCATCTCCTCCATCTGCGCCAGTGAAGGCCACTACTCTGGTCCGGGCAGTCGCTGTTTAA
- the prdx2 gene encoding peroxiredoxin-2 has protein sequence MASGNAKIGQAAPNFQATALHIDGSFKEIKLSDYKGKYVVLFFYPLDFTFVCPTEIVAFSDRSDDFRQINCEVIGASVDSHFCHLAWTNTPRKQGGLGKMKIPLLADLTKSISRDYGVLKEDDGISYRGLFIIDDKGILRQITINDLPVGRSVDETLRLVQAFQYTDKHGEVCPAGWKPGSDTIVPEVGKSQAYFSKQ, from the exons ATGGCTTCTGGAAATGCTAAGATCGGCCAGGCCGCCCCCAACTTTCAGGCCACAGCACTACACATTGATGGATCCTTCAAAGAGATAAAGTTATCAGATTACAAAG GAAAGTATGTGGTGCTCTTTTTCTACCCTCTGGACTTCACCTTTGTTTGTCCCACTGAGATCGTGGCCTTCAGCGATCGATCTGATGACTTCCGTCAAATCAACTGTGAAGTTATTGGAGCCTCTGTTGACTCTCACTTCTGTCACCTTGCCTG GACCAACACACCAAGGAAACAGGGAGGCTTGGGTAAAATGAAAATCCCTCTTCTTGCAGATCTTACCAAATCTATCTCAAGAGACTATGGTGTGCTCAAGGAGGATGACGGCATTTCATACAG GGGTCTGTTCATTATCGACGACAAGGGCATTCTGAGACAGATCACCATCAATGACCTGCCCGTGGGTCGATCTGTGGACGAGACCCTGCGTCTGGTCCAGGCTTTCCAGTACACTGACAAGCATGGAGAAG TCTGCCCTGCTGGTTGGAAACCTGGCAGTGACACAATCGTCCCAGAAGTTGGGAAGAGCCAAGCTTACTTCTCCAagcagtaa
- the LOC117377247 gene encoding protein Wiz isoform X3 has protein sequence MSHVNWPTAPAQLIVCEVCGSFFDSRRGLANHARGHLRQLGVSEPDTNEELHVCHLCGCWCETRKGLSSHARSHLRQLGIPDGDGNPIETLYQLMEEEDLKPVNCEAPSALQPSPLAKGTKRPADVSSPTMSTPNKQPKKGKFYCVLCGETFENHKGLAIHSRYHLRHFGVDDLLGKESSIEAIQELIESGVLKPLPKTNSPVPTSPVQALSPISSKSPPMAKGAPKAKKGFRFAVEPFFRKPKPENTERSISDVQMVGRNSPLPAPKLFIADTEKPPTVPCDYCSQLFDTRKALSCHVRCHLRELGVALPLNTSPIELLKEIMTQQDDEGKRTASSALGSAKVSGKPQLPKRSLDSLVLGEQSSKSNSPLDFSMKEKVPCGKMAAPRNDCACELCGFEFDNRKALASHARAHLRQLGIEWKPDGSSSPIELLSDIIRKDPAKVAEVTQRYRMGDLYIRKTQRSSSPSLSTDSDSVQGGLKEKNISIPSSFRQTYSHSPTVDPNVHSTKVMAHAPKQHPSIVEEIQDSSSQPTARPGSIPAMLPKPPLTPLVKVVGKVYSLKCRFCDEVFHGPLSVQEKWITHLQKHIRTLGYKGKASPPSAPVKATTLVRAVAV, from the exons ATGTCTCATGTGAACTGGCCCACAGCACCTGCTCAGCTCATCGTTTGTGAAGTGTGTGGCTCATTCTTTGACTCCCGACGGGGGCTCGCCAACCATGCCAGGGGGCACCTTCGCCAGCTCGGTGTATCTGAACCTG ACACTAATGAGGAACTCCACGTGTGCCATCTTTGTGGTTGCTGGTGTGAAACTCGCAAAGGTCTCTCAAGTCACGCCCGATCCCACCTTCGCCAGTTAGGGATCCCAGACGGAGATGGCAACCCTATTGAGACCCTGTATCAGCTGATGGAGGAGGAAGATCTCAAACCGGTCAACTGTGAAGCACCATCAGCTCTCCAGCCCAGCCCTTTGGCAAAAGGCACCAAACGGCCTGCTGACGTCTCCTCACCAACGATGTCCACGCCAAACAAACAgccaaaaaaaggaaaattttATTGCGTCTTATGTGGAGAGACATTTGAAAACCACAAAGGCCTGGCCATTCACTCACGTTATCATTTGCGCCACTTTGGGGTGGATGACTTACTTGGGAAGGAGTCCTCAATCGAAGCAATCCAGGAGTTGATTGAGAGTGGCGTGTTGAAACCTCTCCCTAAAACTAACTCCCCAGTACCAACTTCTCCAGTTCAGGCTCTCTCCCCAATCTCATCCAAATCTCCCCCAATGGCAAAAGGTGCTCCAAAGGCTAAAAAAGGATTTCGATTTGCAGTGGAGCCATTTTTTAGAAAACCAAAGccagaaaacacagaaagaagTATCTCAGATGTACAGATGGTTGGCAGAAACTCTCCTCTACCTGCTCCAAAACTCTTTATTGCTG atACAGAAAAACCACCAACAGTCCCTTGCGATTATTGCAGCCAACTGTTTGACACTCGTAAAGCCctttcttgccatgttcgctgtCATTTGAGAGAGCTGGGAGTCGCGTTGCCTCTTAACACATCTCCAATTGAGCTCCTCAAAGAAATCATGACCCAACAGGATGACGAGGGCAAAAGAACAGCCAGTAGTGCTTTGGGGTCTGCGAAAGTTTCAGGAAAGCCCCAACTTCCTAAAAGATCCCTGGATAGTCTGGTTTTAGGGGAGCAGTCTTCTAAATCTAATTCCCCTTTAGACTTTTCCATGAAGGAGAAAGTGCCATGTGGCAAAATGGCAGCACCAAGGAATG ACTGTGCTTGTGAGCTGTGCGGGTTTGAGTTTGACAACCGCAAAGCGTTGGCGAGTCATGCCCGAGCGCACCTCCGGCAGCTGGGCATCGAGTGGAAACCTGACGGATCGAGTTCACCCATCGAGCTCCtcagtgacatcatcaggaAAGACCCAGCCAAAGTGGCTGAGGTGACACAACGCTATAGAATGGGAGATCTGTACATCAGAAAG ACCCAGAGATCATCGTCGCCTTCTTTATCAACAGACTCGGACTCTGTTCAGGGCGGCCTGAAGGAGAAGAACATCTCTATACCCAGCTCCTTTAGGCAGACGTATAGCCATTCACCAACTGTGGATCCTAATGTACACTCTACTAAAG TAATGGCCCATGCACCAAAACAACATCCCTCTATAGTGGAGGAGATCCAGGACTCCAGCTCTCAGCCCACAGCACGTCCAGGTAGCATCCCTGCAATGCTCCCCAAACCTCCACTTACCCCCCTGGTCAAGGTGGTGGGCAAAGTCTACTCCCTCAAGTGCAG GTTCTGTGATGAGGTGTTCCACGGCCCTCTCTCGGTTCAGGAGAAGTGGATCACACATTTGCAGAAGCACATCCGGACTCTGGGATACAAAGGCAAAGCATCTCCTCCATCTGCGCCAGTGAAGGCCACTACTCTGGTCCGGGCAGTCGCTGTTTAA
- the LOC117377247 gene encoding protein Wiz isoform X2 has translation MDSQAPAQLIVCEVCGSFFDSRRGLANHARGHLRQLGVSEPGAAPIDLLNRLIAERDGEFPSFKTHSSFSEFSPNHQTSHQGASPVCADEGTMYNAGHRVSTTPQSTSLLPLSSPALKMLESRLSDFGNSSTLETLTKPLWAPLATDAPITLDTNEELHVCHLCGCWCETRKGLSSHARSHLRQLGIPDGDGNPIETLYQLMEEEDLKPVNCEAPSALQPSPLAKGTKRPADVSSPTMSTPNKQPKKGKFYCVLCGETFENHKGLAIHSRYHLRHFGVDDLLGKESSIEAIQELIESGVLKPLPKTNSPVPTSPVQALSPISSKSPPMAKGAPKAKKGFRFAVEPFFRKPKPENTERSISDVQMVGRNSPLPAPKLFIADTEKPPTVPCDYCSQLFDTRKALSCHVRCHLRELGVALPLNTSPIELLKEIMTQQDDEGKRTASSALGSAKVSGKPQLPKRSLDSLVLGEQSSKSNSPLDFSMKEKVPCGKMAAPRNDCACELCGFEFDNRKALASHARAHLRQLGIEWKPDGSSSPIELLSDIIRKDPAKVAEVTQRYRMGDLYIRKTQRSSSPSLSTDSDSVQGGLKEKNISIPSSFRQTYSHSPTVDPNVHSTKVMAHAPKQHPSIVEEIQDSSSQPTARPGSIPAMLPKPPLTPLVKVVGKVYSLKCRFCDEVFHGPLSVQEKWITHLQKHIRTLGYKGKASPPSAPVKATTLVRAVAV, from the exons ATGGATTCACAAG CACCTGCTCAGCTCATCGTTTGTGAAGTGTGTGGCTCATTCTTTGACTCCCGACGGGGGCTCGCCAACCATGCCAGGGGGCACCTTCGCCAGCTCGGTGTATCTGAACCTGGTGCTGCTCCCATAGACCTTCTAAACCGGCTTATAGCAGAAAGAGATGGGGAATTTCCAAGTTTCAAAACACACTCAAGTTTTTCTGAGTTCAGCCCAAACCACCAAACATCACATCAGGGGGCCAGTCCAGTATGTGCGGATGAGGGCACCATGTACAACGCAGGGCATAGAGTCTCAACAACCCCCCAAAGCACTTCTCTTCTGCCATTATCATCACCTGCACTTAAGATGCTTGAATCTAGATTAAGTGACTTTGGAAACTCTTCTACCTTAGAAACCTTAACCAAGCCACTATGGGCTCCACTGGCAACAGATGCTCCCATCACTTTAG ACACTAATGAGGAACTCCACGTGTGCCATCTTTGTGGTTGCTGGTGTGAAACTCGCAAAGGTCTCTCAAGTCACGCCCGATCCCACCTTCGCCAGTTAGGGATCCCAGACGGAGATGGCAACCCTATTGAGACCCTGTATCAGCTGATGGAGGAGGAAGATCTCAAACCGGTCAACTGTGAAGCACCATCAGCTCTCCAGCCCAGCCCTTTGGCAAAAGGCACCAAACGGCCTGCTGACGTCTCCTCACCAACGATGTCCACGCCAAACAAACAgccaaaaaaaggaaaattttATTGCGTCTTATGTGGAGAGACATTTGAAAACCACAAAGGCCTGGCCATTCACTCACGTTATCATTTGCGCCACTTTGGGGTGGATGACTTACTTGGGAAGGAGTCCTCAATCGAAGCAATCCAGGAGTTGATTGAGAGTGGCGTGTTGAAACCTCTCCCTAAAACTAACTCCCCAGTACCAACTTCTCCAGTTCAGGCTCTCTCCCCAATCTCATCCAAATCTCCCCCAATGGCAAAAGGTGCTCCAAAGGCTAAAAAAGGATTTCGATTTGCAGTGGAGCCATTTTTTAGAAAACCAAAGccagaaaacacagaaagaagTATCTCAGATGTACAGATGGTTGGCAGAAACTCTCCTCTACCTGCTCCAAAACTCTTTATTGCTG atACAGAAAAACCACCAACAGTCCCTTGCGATTATTGCAGCCAACTGTTTGACACTCGTAAAGCCctttcttgccatgttcgctgtCATTTGAGAGAGCTGGGAGTCGCGTTGCCTCTTAACACATCTCCAATTGAGCTCCTCAAAGAAATCATGACCCAACAGGATGACGAGGGCAAAAGAACAGCCAGTAGTGCTTTGGGGTCTGCGAAAGTTTCAGGAAAGCCCCAACTTCCTAAAAGATCCCTGGATAGTCTGGTTTTAGGGGAGCAGTCTTCTAAATCTAATTCCCCTTTAGACTTTTCCATGAAGGAGAAAGTGCCATGTGGCAAAATGGCAGCACCAAGGAATG ACTGTGCTTGTGAGCTGTGCGGGTTTGAGTTTGACAACCGCAAAGCGTTGGCGAGTCATGCCCGAGCGCACCTCCGGCAGCTGGGCATCGAGTGGAAACCTGACGGATCGAGTTCACCCATCGAGCTCCtcagtgacatcatcaggaAAGACCCAGCCAAAGTGGCTGAGGTGACACAACGCTATAGAATGGGAGATCTGTACATCAGAAAG ACCCAGAGATCATCGTCGCCTTCTTTATCAACAGACTCGGACTCTGTTCAGGGCGGCCTGAAGGAGAAGAACATCTCTATACCCAGCTCCTTTAGGCAGACGTATAGCCATTCACCAACTGTGGATCCTAATGTACACTCTACTAAAG TAATGGCCCATGCACCAAAACAACATCCCTCTATAGTGGAGGAGATCCAGGACTCCAGCTCTCAGCCCACAGCACGTCCAGGTAGCATCCCTGCAATGCTCCCCAAACCTCCACTTACCCCCCTGGTCAAGGTGGTGGGCAAAGTCTACTCCCTCAAGTGCAG GTTCTGTGATGAGGTGTTCCACGGCCCTCTCTCGGTTCAGGAGAAGTGGATCACACATTTGCAGAAGCACATCCGGACTCTGGGATACAAAGGCAAAGCATCTCCTCCATCTGCGCCAGTGAAGGCCACTACTCTGGTCCGGGCAGTCGCTGTTTAA